The stretch of DNA CAGTGGGCCACGCCGCCGCGTGGGTTCATGGAATGGGTCAGGATGGCGATGCGCAGGGCCGTCATGATGCGCCCCCGGTGCCATCCTGGCCGCATCCGATGAGCGGGCTGGCCACGAAGTCCCAGGCCACCGCCTCCGCACCGTCGGCATCGCACACTCGGGCGACCCGGCTCGCGTCGAGCCGGCCGATGGATGCGGCTGCGATGCCGCGCTCCGCGAAGCGCGCGCATACGGCTGGTGTGCGGTCAGGACGGACGCTGAGGAGATAGCCGAAGCTCGGGAAGGCGGTCAGCCAGCGCGCGATCGGGACGTGCTCCGGCCGCGGGATCGCGTCGAGGTCGATGACGCCGCCCACCTTCGAGCATTCGAGCAGCATCAGCGCCGTGCCGACGACACCGGCCATGCTGATATCCTTAGCGGCGCAGGCGAGCCCGTCCTCGGCGAAGCCCGGCAGCAGCGCGAGGTCGCCGCGCAGCCGCTCGCCCGGCGCGCCGGTCGAGGCGTCCCAGTAGGGATGGGGCTCGCGGAAACGGCCGCGAAGGTCGATGGCGGCCACGAGGTCGTCGCCCAGCGCGGCGTCGAAGCTCGTCAGGAGGCGCGGGCCCGCCCGACCGAGCACCGCGACCGCGAGGTTGCCGGCATCGGCGCGCGTGTTGGTATGGCCGCCGACGACCGGCACGCGGTAGAGGGCGGCGGCGTCGCGGAGGCCGGCCAGGATCGGGTCCGCCTCAGCCGCATCCCGGCTCCACAATGCGTCGACGACCGCGAGCGGGCGCCCGCCCATGGCGGCGACGTCGCTGAGGTTGACCATGATCCCGCAATAGCCGGCGAAGTACGGGTCGGCGGCCACGAAGCTATCGAGGAAGCCCTCGATGGCGAGCAGCAAATGGCCGTCGCCGTCCGGAATGGCGGCGCAGTCGTCGCCGACCGGAACCGCGGCGTGGCGGCTTCCCAGCCCCAGCCGGGCCACCACGGCGACGATGTCGCGCTTGTGCGCGACGCCGCGGGCCTCCCGGATCTGGCGGGCCAGCGCCTGGATGTCGACGGCGGCCATCATCACGCCGCCCTGCGGAACGTGATGAGCCCGTGCTCGGGATCGTGCATCGGCGGGTATGCCGCGAGGTCCGCCCGCATCAGGTGATGCGACCGCCCGTGCAGGTCGACGGCGTCGAGGCTTGCCCAATGCAGGGATTGGAACAGCGGCACGTTCCGCTCCTGCACGTGGGCGAGGAAACGGGTGCAGCCCCGGGCATGGGCCGAGGAGACCGCGACCTGGATAAGCCCGGCGCCCAGCGCGGCCGTGCCGCGGAAGGCGCTGGCGACGGCGAGGCGCGAGCCCCACCACTCGCCGGGACGCTCGGCCACCTCGTGGATGCGCACGGTGCCGACGACGGCGTCGGCATCGCCGCCCAGCGTCGAGAGTGCGCAGATCGGTATGGCATGCGCGTCGATGGCGTCGCGGTCATCGTCCGCGAAGATGCCCTGCTCCGTGCAGAAGACCTGGCGGCGCAGGGCCGCGCAGGCGCGCCTCTCCCAGGCATTCGTGGCGAACTTCACGCGGAAGTGGCTGGGTCGATAGGGCGCAACGGGTTCGAGGATCATGCCGCCACCTCCGCGCGCTCGTAGGTGGACAGCGCCGAGCAGGCGCCGCATCGGCCGCAGCCGGCCTTGATGTCGGTCGAGCGCAGGTTCGCGCCGGCCAGCATGCCGGCGAGCGGCTCCAGGACGGCGTGCATGAAGTCGGGTCCAGGGGCCGGATGGCTCTCCAGCGGCGTGCCGGAGATCGGCACGAAGGGCACCACGAACGGGTAGACGCCCATGCCGATCAGGCGCTCGGCCACTGCCAGGATGGCCTCCGGTGCATCGCCCAGGCCGGCCAGGATGTAAGTCGAGACCTGGCCGCGCCCGAAGACCGGAACAGCGGCTTCGAAGGCCGCATAGTACCGCTCCAGAGGCACCGACGCCTTGCCGGGCATGATCCTGGCCCGCACCTCCGACGTGACCGCCTCCAAGTGCATGCCCAGCGCGTCGATGCCCGACGCCTTCATCCGCTCGAACCAGCGGTCGTCGTCGGGCGGCTCGCACTGGGCCTGAATCGGCAGGTCCACCGCAGCCTTCACGGCGAAGGCGCTCTCGCAGAGAACGGAGGCGCCCCGGTCGGTGGCGTTCGGGGTGCCGGTCGTCATGACCATGTGCTTCACGCCGTCGAGGAGCACGGCGGCGCGGGCGACCTCGGCCAGCTGCTCCGGCGACTTGTGCGCCACGGTGCGACCCGCCGCCAGGGACTGGCCTATGGAGCAGAACTGGCAGGTCTTGGCCCGGCTCGCGTAGCGGATACAGGTCTGCAGCACCGTGGTGGCGAGAACGTCCCGGCCGTGCAGCACGGCGATCTTCGAGTAGGGCACGCCGTCGAAGGTCGAGAGCGCGTAGAAGCGCGGCTTGCCCGGGAAGGTCGCCTGCCCGATCACTACGCCGTCGTGCTCGATCACCGAGACGCCGTCCGCGTCCGGGCGGCGCACGAGGAAGGGCGAGTCGAAGGCGGTCTCGGTATGGACCGGCACCATCACGGTGCGGCCCGCGATGGTCATCGCCTTGTGGTCCGAGGGTCCGGCGCCGCCGCGGCGGCTCGGGGCTCCGGCCCGGCTGTCGGCGAGCCTAACGCCGTACGACTGCAACGCGTTGATCAGGCGCTCCGTCGGCATCCCGATCAGCCCCGCCACGACCGGCGGGAAGGAGGGTTCGTTCGTCAGAAGCGGGCTGGTGCTCATGGTCGAAGCTCCGGGAATCGGACGTTGAACGGACCGGCTGGTGCACGAACGAGGCCGGGCGGTCGTCGTGGAGGAGGCTGAGGAGCTCGGGGCGCGCGTAGTGGCCGACCGAGTCCATCATCCGCTTGCGCTTGGTCACCAGCGCCATGTCCATGTCGGCGATCAAAATGCCTTCGCCGGGCCCGAGCGGCTCCGCGAGGTGCTTGCCCTCGGGCGAGACGATGGCGGTGCAGTTGCCGCCGCGGCAGGCGCCGCGCAGCCGCTCGTCCGGACAGACCTGCGCCACCTGTTCGTCGGTGAGCCAGCCGGTGGCGTTGACCACGAAGCAGGCCGCCTCCAGCGCGTGGTGGCGGATCGTCACCTCCATCTGGTCGGCGAAGATCTGGCCGACCAGCGAGCCCGGGAACTGCGCGGCGTGGATCTCCTCGTGCCGTGCCATGAGGGCGTAGCGGGCGAGCGGGTTGTAGTGCTCCCAGCAGGCGAGCGCTCCGACCCGGCCGACCGCCGTCTCGACGACCGCGAGGCCGGCGCCGTCGCCCTGACCCCAGATCATGCGCTCGTGGTAGGTCGGCGTGATCTTGCGCCGCTTCAGCTTCAGGCTGCCGTCCGCGTCGAAGATCAGCTGCGCGTTGTAGAGCGAGCCGTGGTCGCGCTCGTTCACGCCGAGGACCACCACGAGTCCGTGGCGGCGGGCGGCGGCGGCAACTGCCTGCGTCACCGGTCCGGGGACGGTGGGGGCCCGCTCGTAAAGCTTGAGGTGCTCCGCGCCCTGTAGGGCCGGCGGCAGCACGAAGGAGAAGTACGGGTAGTAGGGCACGAAGGTCTCGGGGAAGACCATGAAGCGCACGCCCTTGGCGGCGGCCTCGTCGATGGCGTTGAGCACGCGCTCCAGCGTGCCCTCCGGGCGGTCGAAGTCCGGCGCGATCTGAACGGCGGCAGCCCGCACGATCCGGTTCTCTGACATGGATGATCCTCCGGCTGGGACGGCGGCCGCGTCCCCCGCGGCCGCCGGATGCGCTGCGCACGTGTCAGACGGTCCAGGTGTCGATGATCACCGCGTTGTCGCGCTTGTGCAGGAGGATGCAGTCGAGGACGTCGAGGGGATTGATCATGCGGATGCCCTCGATGAAGGCCGCCTCGCCGTGCCCGTACAGGGCCTGGGTCGAGAACCGGCAGGCATAGACCTTGCCGCCCTCGGCCATGAACTTCTCAAGCTGGTTGTTGAAGTTGAGGTGGCCCGGGAAGGCCTCGTCGCCAAGCCGCGGGAAGCCGCGCTGGACGCCGAGCGTGATGCCGGGGCCGTAGAGCAGGATCGAGGTGTCGAAGCCCTTGCGCTGCAGACGGGTGGCCTGGAGCAAGTTCACGAGGCCGATGGAGCCTTCGAACGCGACAGTGTGGAAGGTCACCAGCGCCTTCTGGCCCGGCTCAGCCTTCACGTCCTCGAAGACCTTCTCCTCGTAGTCGACCAGGAAATCGCCCTTCTTGTGGGCTTCGCGGTTCACGGCAGGCATGGCTCTCTCCTCGAAGGATAGGACCGCGACAGGCAGGCCTGCGAGCGGTCACGGGACCTTCGTGGCAAGCTGTGTGCCATAACCCTGCCGATCAATTTGGCGATCAATAAACCGTAGTGCAGTACATACAATTATGTGATCAATGAGCGTGACGTCGCGGATGTGCGTCAATCCAGGCAGAGCTTATTCTGGAGGCAGCGGTTGCATATCCGATGACCACGACAGGCAGCTTTGAGTTACGCTGATTGATGGCATTGTATGGACTAAGTGAACACCAATCCCGCGGCATCGTTGCGGTATGACGCTTGCTTGCCATACAATGAAACATTGATCGCATATGGATGGTGAGGGCGCGGAGCATATGAAGGCGACGAAGCGAGAAGAGCCAACGATCTCCCAGGACGTCATGGTCGTGGCCTGGACGCCGGACCTGAAGCGGTGGGGTAAGCCGCACTATCTCGCCATTGCGGAGGCCCTGGCGGATGACATCCGCGCGGGCCGCCTCACGGCGGGGACACGGCTGCCGACCCAACGCGCCCTCGCCGATGCGCTCGATTTGAACTTCACCACGGTCTCGCGCGGCTATGTCGAGGCCCACAAGCGCGGGTTGATCGAGGGGCGCGTCGGCCAGGGCACCTTCGTGGTCGATCCATCCCGCTCCGCCCGTTCGGGCGGCGGCGCCATCGCGCCGCGGATCGGGCCGGTCGACTTCACCATGAACCTGCCGCCCGAGCCCGACGCGCCGGCCCTGCGAGCCCGCATGCAGGCCTCCTTCGCGGAGCTGTCCGGCGACCTCGCCAACTTGCTGCGCTACCAAGGCTTCGGCGGGACCGACGAGGACAAAGCCGCGGCGCTGCGCTGGCTTCAGGGACGCGGGGTCGAGGCGACGCGGGAGCGCCTGCTGATCTGTCCCGGCGCCCACAGCGCACTGTTCAGCGTGCTCGGTCAGGTCGCCCGGCCGGGTGACGCGATCTGCGCCGAGCGCATCACCTATCCAGGCATCCGCGCGCTCGCGGCGCATCTGGGGCTGCGCCTCGTCGACCTGCCCATGGACCGGCAGGGGGTCGATCCCGACGCGTTCGCGGCCGCCTGCACCAAGGTCGCCCCGAAGGCCATCTACCTGAACCCGCTGCTCCAGAACCCGACCACCGCGACCCTGTCCCGTTCGCGGCGGGAGGCCATCATCGCGGTGGCGCGCCGCTATGCCGTCAGCATCATCGAGGACGACGCCTACGCGCGCATCTGCCCGGCACCGCCGCCGAGCTTCGCCGAACTCGCGCCCGAAATCACCTACTACGTGGCAGGTGTGGCCAAGTGCCTGGGTGCCGGGCTTCGACTCGCCTTCCTGGTCGCCCCGAGCGCCCGGGCGGCCCTTCCGCTCGCGGGTGCGCTACGCGCCGCGACCGTCATGGCGTCGCCGATCTCGACGGCCCTGACGACGCGCTGGATCATGGACGGCACGGCGGACGCCATCGTTCAGTTCGTCCGCGAGGAATCGGCTGCGCGCCAGCGCATCGCTGCGTCGCTGCTTCCGGCCGGGACCTACACGGCCGATCCGCACGGCTTCCACGCCTGGATCACGCTTCCGGAGGGCTGGACGCGCTCGGCCTTCGCCAGCCAGGGCCGGTCGGCTGGGCTGGGCGTGGTCGGCAGCGACCCGTTCTGCGTGGCGGGCACACCGCCGGAGGCGGTGCGCCTCTGCCTCGGCGGCCCCTCGACCCGGCAGCAGATCACGCACGGCCTGGAGGTGCTCGCCCACGCGCTCGAAGGCTCGCCAGCCCTCGCTTCGACATACATCTGAACCACGCTCCCAAGACTTGGATAGTCAGGAAGGTCTCACGTCCTCCGGTGGTCCTCTATTCGCCTCGGGCTAGGTCGGATCGCGTGCCGACGCTTCTGGGCGAGCGATGCGCCCTTCCTCGGCCTTGCGGATGTACTGCTCGGCGACGAGCCAACCCTTGAAGAACCGTAGCAGCAGCGTGCTGGCGATCAGCACGATGGGCAGCGTCGTGACTGCATGCACCTATGAACTGCCCCGGGATTTTCGGAGGCTCCAACTCTTGAGAGGATGGAGCCATGACGAAGCGCAGCACACCCTTTTCGCCTGAGGTCCGCGAACGCGCGGTCCGGATGGTGTTCGACCACCAGGGCGAGCACGGCTCGCAATATGGGGCGATCCGCTCGATCGCAGCCAAGATCGGCTGCTCGGGCGAGACGCTGCGGAACTGGGTCCGGCAAGCCGAGCGGGACCAGGGCCAGCGACCCGGACCAACGACGGACGAGCGCGAGCGGATCAAAGCACTGGAGCGCGAGAACCGCGAGCTTCGGCAGGCCAACGAGATCCTGAGGAAGGCGTCGGCCTATTTTGCGATGGCGGAGCTCGACCGCCGGTCGCGGACATGATCGCCTTCGTCGACGATCACCGGGAGGCCTACGGGGTCGAGCCGATCTGCCGCGTGCTGCCGATCGCCCCGTCAACCTATCACGCCCATGCCGCGCGGCGGGCCGATCCCGGCAAGCTGCCGGCTCGGGCTCGTTCGGACGCGGCGCTAATGGTCGAGATCCGGCGCGTGTTCGAGGAGAACTTCCACGTCTACGGGGTGCGGAAGGTCTGGCGGCAACTCGGTCGAGAAGGGATCGCGGTTGCCCGCTGTACGGTCGCCCGGCTGATGCGGGTCATGGGGCTGCAGGGCATCGTGCGGGGCAAGAAGGTTCGCACCACTATCCCGGACCCGGCCGCGGCCTGCCCGCTCGACCGGGTGAACCGCCAGTTCAAGGCGCCGCGTCCCAACGCCTTGTGGGTCAGCGACTTCACCTACGTCGCGACCTGGGCCGGCTTCATCTACGTCGCGTTCGTGATCGACGCCTATGCCCGGCGCATCGTCGGTTGGCGGGTCTCCCGCACGGCTCACGCCGCCTTCGTGCTCGATGCTCTTGAGCAGGCTCTGCACGAACGTCGTCCCCCCTGGGGCGGCGGGCTCGTGCACCATAGCGACAGGGGCTCGCAATACCTCGCCCTGCGCTACACGGAGCGGCTGGCGGAGGCGGGGGTCGAGCCCTCGGTTGGCAGCGTCGGGGACAGCTACGACAACGCCCTGGCCGAGACGATCAACGGTCTGTTCAAAGCCGAGGTGATCCATCGCCGTGGGCCGTGGCGATCCCTCGAGGCCGTCGAGTTCGCCACTCTCGAATGGGTCGATTGGTTCAACACCCGCCGCTTGCTCGAACCTATCGGCAACGTGCCTCCCGCCGAGGCTGAGGCGCGCTACTTTGCTCGGGCCGAGGTACAAGCCTTGGCCGCCTGACCCAAACCGAACAGCCTCCGGGAAATCCGGAGCGGTTCACCTACATACAGACGCAGACCGTTGATGGAGGTGGCGCGGCGTCGGTCCCATCGCGACGATGACGTTTCACTTCCAGCCGTCACGTGCCCTCATTTCGCTGTGCGGCAGCCGATGGCGCACTCGCATGTTCAAACGGCAGAGCTTTAGACCCAGTGTGCGGTTGAATTTTTCCGTTTCCACCTTTTGCAGCGTCTTCGAAGTTCTGGAGGTTCGTTGTCGGTATAGAAGTATTTTAGAAATTGCACGGGCTGCAATCAATGTCCGCTTTTTCGATTCCAGCGCAAGAAGCGGACGGGCTGCATCCGGCCAGACTACGCCACGCCGGATCGCCGCCGCGCGCAAAACCAGACATTTCTTTTCGCGCCCCAGTCGATCATTTAAACTCCGCCGTTTACGTTCCCGAAGCGGACACTGAGCCAGCAAATGGCCACCGATCACCAGTGAATAAATCAGCCTCGCATTGCCGCCGCTTGCCGCTTTAACCCGTAACGGGCCAGGAAGACCGCCACCGCTTCGTCGACCACGACCTCCTCGCTGAGGGCTCCCGTTGCTTCGATCCCAACCGCCATCACGTGCGGCCAAATCACGAACTCCTGGATCAGACCCATGAACTGACGCGCGGCCAATTCGGGCCGATTGCAGGTCAGGAGGCGGCGTTCCGTCAGCTTCGTCAGTACCGCTGCAAACGCCTCCACAAGCGGCGCCTTGCCCGCTTGGTAGAACGCCTCGGCGATCCAGGGCAGGTGGCGCGATTCCGCGATCACCAAGCGCGTGAAGGCGATCTGGTCGGTCTCGTGGACGAAGCGCAGCAGAGATTGAGCAAAGCGGCGTAGGACGCTTTCGGCATCAGCGTCCAAGCCCAGCGACGGGGCAGACACCGCCGCGACCTCGGTACGAATGGCATCCCAATGGCGGTCCACCACCGCGCGGAACACCGCGTCCTTGCTGCCAAACTGGTTGTACACGGTCTGGCGGGACACCCCCGCGGCGCGGCCAACCTGATCCAGATTGACCCCTTCATAGCCGGCGTCGAGGAACAGCCGACGCGCTGCGTCCAAGATCGCGGTCGAGGTATCCGCGCCTGAGCCGACTGCCCCGCCCTGCGCATCGTCTCGAATTTCCGTGCCGCGCCGTGCCATGCGTACCCACCTGCTTTACTTTACTGTAAAGTCAATATACCAGGACCGCCTTCGTTCGGTGGACCGCGTCGAATCACCAGAGCGCAGCCGCCCCCGATACGGGAGGTCACGATGTCCATACACCATCCCGTCTTGTATCCTGCCGCTGGAGGCGCCTCGCCCGTCATGCCCCGCCCCATTGTGGCGTGGTACGGCGTCGCCGTTCTGTTCGCGGTGCAGATCTTCTCGTTCGTCGATCGCCAAGCGCTCAGCCTGCTCATCGCGCCGATCAAGGCCGATCTCGGCATGTCCGACACAGAGGTCAGCCTCGTCATCGGGTTAGGCTTCGCCCTCGCTTACGCGATCGCCGGCCTGCCGATCGGCCGCCTCGTGGATCGGATCTCCCGCCCGGCACTGCTCTCGGCCGGTCTCGCCTTGTGGTGCGGCTGCACGTTCCTCTGCGGCTTCGTGCGCTCCTTCCCGCAACTCGCCCTTGCCCGCTCCGGCGTCGGCATCGGCGAAGCTACCGGCACA from Methylobacterium sp. PvR107 encodes:
- a CDS encoding IS3 family transposase (programmed frameshift), which encodes MTKRSTPFSPEVRERAVRMVFDHQGEHGSQYGAIRSIAAKIGCSGETLRNWVRQAERDQGQRPGPTTDERERIKALERENRELRQANEILRKASAYFCDGGARPPVADMIAFVDDHREAYGVEPICRVLPIAPSTYHAHAARRADPGKLPARARSDAALMVEIRRVFEENFHVYGVRKVWRQLGREGIAVARCTVARLMRVMGLQGIVRGKKVRTTIPDPAAACPLDRVNRQFKAPRPNALWVSDFTYVATWAGFIYVAFVIDAYARRIVGWRVSRTAHAAFVLDALEQALHERRPPWGGGLVHHSDRGSQYLALRYTERLAEAGVEPSVGSVGDSYDNALAETINGLFKAEVIHRRGPWRSLEAVEFATLEWVDWFNTRRLLEPIGNVPPAEAEARYFARAEVQALAA
- a CDS encoding MSMEG_0567/Sll0786 family nitrogen starvation N-acetyltransferase produces the protein MILEPVAPYRPSHFRVKFATNAWERRACAALRRQVFCTEQGIFADDDRDAIDAHAIPICALSTLGGDADAVVGTVRIHEVAERPGEWWGSRLAVASAFRGTAALGAGLIQVAVSSAHARGCTRFLAHVQERNVPLFQSLHWASLDAVDLHGRSHHLMRADLAAYPPMHDPEHGLITFRRAA
- a CDS encoding MSMEG_0572/Sll0783 family nitrogen starvation response protein, whose translation is MPAVNREAHKKGDFLVDYEEKVFEDVKAEPGQKALVTFHTVAFEGSIGLVNLLQATRLQRKGFDTSILLYGPGITLGVQRGFPRLGDEAFPGHLNFNNQLEKFMAEGGKVYACRFSTQALYGHGEAAFIEGIRMINPLDVLDCILLHKRDNAVIIDTWTV
- a CDS encoding PLP-dependent aminotransferase family protein, which produces MVVAWTPDLKRWGKPHYLAIAEALADDIRAGRLTAGTRLPTQRALADALDLNFTTVSRGYVEAHKRGLIEGRVGQGTFVVDPSRSARSGGGAIAPRIGPVDFTMNLPPEPDAPALRARMQASFAELSGDLANLLRYQGFGGTDEDKAAALRWLQGRGVEATRERLLICPGAHSALFSVLGQVARPGDAICAERITYPGIRALAAHLGLRLVDLPMDRQGVDPDAFAAACTKVAPKAIYLNPLLQNPTTATLSRSRREAIIAVARRYAVSIIEDDAYARICPAPPPSFAELAPEITYYVAGVAKCLGAGLRLAFLVAPSARAALPLAGALRAATVMASPISTALTTRWIMDGTADAIVQFVREESAARQRIAASLLPAGTYTADPHGFHAWITLPEGWTRSAFASQGRSAGLGVVGSDPFCVAGTPPEAVRLCLGGPSTRQQITHGLEVLAHALEGSPALASTYI
- a CDS encoding MSMEG_0568 family radical SAM protein; the protein is MPTERLINALQSYGVRLADSRAGAPSRRGGAGPSDHKAMTIAGRTVMVPVHTETAFDSPFLVRRPDADGVSVIEHDGVVIGQATFPGKPRFYALSTFDGVPYSKIAVLHGRDVLATTVLQTCIRYASRAKTCQFCSIGQSLAAGRTVAHKSPEQLAEVARAAVLLDGVKHMVMTTGTPNATDRGASVLCESAFAVKAAVDLPIQAQCEPPDDDRWFERMKASGIDALGMHLEAVTSEVRARIMPGKASVPLERYYAAFEAAVPVFGRGQVSTYILAGLGDAPEAILAVAERLIGMGVYPFVVPFVPISGTPLESHPAPGPDFMHAVLEPLAGMLAGANLRSTDIKAGCGRCGACSALSTYERAEVAA
- a CDS encoding TetR/AcrR family transcriptional regulator translates to MARRGTEIRDDAQGGAVGSGADTSTAILDAARRLFLDAGYEGVNLDQVGRAAGVSRQTVYNQFGSKDAVFRAVVDRHWDAIRTEVAAVSAPSLGLDADAESVLRRFAQSLLRFVHETDQIAFTRLVIAESRHLPWIAEAFYQAGKAPLVEAFAAVLTKLTERRLLTCNRPELAARQFMGLIQEFVIWPHVMAVGIEATGALSEEVVVDEAVAVFLARYGLKRQAAAMRG
- a CDS encoding Nit6803 family nitrilase, which translates into the protein MSENRIVRAAAVQIAPDFDRPEGTLERVLNAIDEAAAKGVRFMVFPETFVPYYPYFSFVLPPALQGAEHLKLYERAPTVPGPVTQAVAAAARRHGLVVVLGVNERDHGSLYNAQLIFDADGSLKLKRRKITPTYHERMIWGQGDGAGLAVVETAVGRVGALACWEHYNPLARYALMARHEEIHAAQFPGSLVGQIFADQMEVTIRHHALEAACFVVNATGWLTDEQVAQVCPDERLRGACRGGNCTAIVSPEGKHLAEPLGPGEGILIADMDMALVTKRKRMMDSVGHYARPELLSLLHDDRPASFVHQPVRSTSDSRSFDHEHQPASDERTLLPAGRGGADRDADGAPDQRVAVVRR
- a CDS encoding sll0787 family AIR synthase-like protein; its protein translation is MMAAVDIQALARQIREARGVAHKRDIVAVVARLGLGSRHAAVPVGDDCAAIPDGDGHLLLAIEGFLDSFVAADPYFAGYCGIMVNLSDVAAMGGRPLAVVDALWSRDAAEADPILAGLRDAAALYRVPVVGGHTNTRADAGNLAVAVLGRAGPRLLTSFDAALGDDLVAAIDLRGRFREPHPYWDASTGAPGERLRGDLALLPGFAEDGLACAAKDISMAGVVGTALMLLECSKVGGVIDLDAIPRPEHVPIARWLTAFPSFGYLLSVRPDRTPAVCARFAERGIAAASIGRLDASRVARVCDADGAEAVAWDFVASPLIGCGQDGTGGAS